The DNA region TGTGTTGTGATGGATGCAGGTTCCAGTGTAATTGGAATTCCATGTGTATTTAACCtaaaaattttacaattaattttacaagttcaaaagagagctgaaaatgatttttggcagtactgccaaaaatcattatattaacatcttcagtgtagtgaaatgagaATCTACGGTCATACCATGAATCCATATTGTTGTGcacaatttcattgcacatttttacagtattattagtaattgtaaagtgatttctgaaggtatgtttccatctaaacgtgtataaggcataaaaaacgagaatttcacagtgcataatCTATGTGTTccaactaacgtttataaggcattatatatgtttgtctgtccatttgaatgattttcacagctttattcattaaaacttatggtttcaaatagataattgaagaaaaaataacatgtccaaattttcggccagttacggcacatataactttaagagaGGCGACACTTATTGTAAATGTAACAGTAATTTGACTGACTCACCTGAATATTCTGAAAAGTTGATCAATTTCTGAGTCTCCGTGAAAGAGCGGTCGCTTTGTGATCATTTCAGCAAAAATACATCCAATACTCCAAATATCCACAGGTGTGGAATATCTTTGACATCCCAATAAAATTTCTGGTGACCGATACCACAGCGTCACAACCTGTTCCATGGTATTCAAGAACTCttattattaaagtgaatagtcgggcaaagaaaaccagtctaaatgcgttcattggccttccaaaagttctcacatattaatacgacggccatgttctgcttacgtttcccagttctgaccattaaagtaaaggaaagttaaaagcattgaaagcgaggctgcgtgtaaatgtaaccacggacatagtcagccagGAGGActttttaggattcctataattgtaattaatttcttcgtacgcagacatattttggcgagagattttatttttctatatcataagaaattatactggatacattcacaccatttttaccgactttagccatccttgcctgactgttcactttaacgaTATGTTAATTACATggttaaatatacatgtatacataatatttaaattttaacattaagaaccttctatatatatatatatatatatatatacttaatataataatatcctTATTTTGAAGAGTCAAAACATTCCATCTTCAATCCCGATTTCTTTTTGAGGAGTTTAAAAACATTGTTAAGGGTCAATGTGATGCCATACCTCATGTGTGTAGACCCTGACAGGGATACCGAATGCTCTCGCCAGGCCAAAGTCAGCTAGTTTGATAATGCCTTTGTTGTCAATAAGAAGATTCTGAGGTTTGAGATCACGGTGTAGTACCCTTCTTTGGTGACAGAAGAGGATGCCCTGCATGATCTGGTACAGGTAGCTCTGAGGATAGACAACAGACAATAATCAGGTCGTGCATATATTAATTACACCTTTGGTACAACTGACACAACTCCAAACTGATAGAACTGGTGGAGACCAGctcatattattattatgtaagaTGGTATGTGttattgtaaaattgttgttttatgaaACCATGAGAAGGTAGCCAGTTCGAGTTTGATATTCACATGTGTAACCAATCAGGAATTTTCCTTCAACAGTATTTTAGAGAATGCATCCTTCCTTGAGGAAACTATTCTTGTCTGTCAACACAGCTTTAGGTAAAAATGCCCCAAAAAACTGCTCTTCAGGCAGATATCTAGTCAATCATACCCTAAAATGAGAGAAAGATATAATTGTCCTTCTTGTCTACAATAATTAGGTGACACAGGTTGGTTGATGTCTTACCTTGACCAGCATTTTATCCATGAACTGACCAGATGGTATGGAGTCCATGTATCGTTTCAGATCCATGGACAGAAACTCAAACACCAGGAACAGTTTGTTCTCCTGCATGAGGACATCTTCCAGTCTGTAAAAGTCAGTAATTAGCTAATAATGCTGATTGTTATCAAATAGGAAACCAAGCGTCCATTAATTTGATTTAGACCTACCTTAATAATctaattatttaaaaacaaattttatattcaaGCTAATATTAAAATCCAAATCTAATATTGCTGTCGAGTGACTGTCTGTTCCCAGAGCTAATTTCAACCCCATTCATCATCCAAAAGAAATGAATTTATTTCATAGTGAAGGTATCTTTACTCCATGTAGCTCTCAATCTAAGCTATCAAGTGTAATGTTTCACAAGTTATAAACTGCTTAGTACTTACCGGTATGCTTATTGAATTTAGATATTGCAAtactatatattaattttataagaAAATGCGTACCCTACAATATTGGGATGTTGTAATTCTTTCAGCAGAGATATTTCACGAATGGCTGTGGAAGGTACACCCTCTTCTTCACTCTCCAAACGGATTTTCTTTAAAGCCACTGTTCTATTAGACTTTTTATGCCTGCCTTTGTATACAACACCATAGGTTCctgaaaatattaaaagaacatattcattatattatcaatattagaGATGAGTTTCTGCCGTGCTATGCATTTCATCTCTTTGTATACGTTAATTTCTTAAGaatgttatgttattatttttttaataccTACAAGAGTATACATACcagtattttttaaaaaacGTATCAAGATATTTGAATAATGATACTTACTTTATCAgtataatcaaatatattacCAGTATCCAACCATATTAATGACATTTTTTGaagtagtttttatttttttcctaatGACTTTGAATTCGTTGGTCACTGACATTAAAGTGTccactagctctgcttgttttcctacagtaaacaaaccgcgagtgcacgtggtagaccttctttaaatatctaaacaatagatatgattaaataattacaacaCCATCTctggtataattaccgtgtacatTTACCTATAGctttcacacctgtatatatacatgccTCAGGACATGGCATGAGACAACTATGGATActggtacgtgtgtatttcacagtcacttgatcagacctcaatgcaaactatcggtgtcgctcaggtaaggccagTTTTCataagtgtattttagttacatatGACTATTCcaatctcaaaatcggtccagTATTTGGTATTGGGAGGGATcagttttgggaagttttattttgttaatttttttaatacCTATAAGAGTATACATACcagtattttttaaaacatgtatCAAGCTATTTTTTAAAAACGAGTATTTGAATAATGATACTTACTTTATAAGTATAATCAAATACCGGTTTCCAACCctattaataacattttttgaagtagtttttatttttttcctattgACCTTGAATTCATTGGGTCACTGACACTAAATGTCCCATCGGCAAAACATTCAGATAGAGGGAAGGAATGTCATGCATTTCAAAAGCAGACACAGATCAACATCATGCTTAAAAAATTTTTGGGTAATAATATCCGAAAACCGAGCTGTGTAATGTGTACAACTGACATTGGCGATACCTGTACTAGATCCGAACTTCCCAGGTCATATCACGTGACCAACATCAAAAACACTGTACAGATCGGAGTAGATACGAACAATTCAGAGCTATTTTTAACTAATGCTAGAACGGATTATCGAATTACCGGATCACAGTTCCCGTTTGAACTTGTATTCAGTTAGTATTTTAACTATCTGATAAccgccatatatatacatttcgtACGGCAAAAATACTCATCAAAGTAATGAAAAACCTGTACAGTGGAAATTCCCTAAACCGATCATGGTTGGTGCATAGAATTttggccggtttagagagggttcagTTTGGAGAAGACAAGTGAACCGAATGTTGATCATTATGATCAAGATTTTATTGATCAGAAGTTGTTTTCTACACTACACTGACTGTCTAGTGTTCattaaaaccgaccgatattaattgttaatgatgttatcacaaaaggGAAAATCATACGATtgaaaggaatggattacaacaatcttaattttgtcaccacttataaacgtagttagttgcgtgaatgttctttgggatgttctcgtctgaaCTAACCTAAATACGGCAGATCGTTTCCGGTTACATCAagaatcaaatttaatatggtctaattacaggATGACCAGTCGATTTCGGGCATTATATGACAAAACAGTACATGGTTTCAGGTTCTTCACGTTATACAACAACTACATTAGTAAATAAATAACCCGTGTGAGACTCTAAAAATTGAATACAAAACTTTCtgtttattactagctctgcttgttttcctacagtgaACAAACCGCCagtgcacatggtagaccttcgttaaatatcaaaacaatagacatgattgaataattacaccaccatctctgATATATTTACTGTGTACATATACCTATAGCCTTgacacatgtataattaatttttctttgttttcataaaaattttggctttctaattggccaatatttttttcccCTTCcgctatgaaaaaaaatctgagaatggcgcgaaaccctgACGTTATCATGATGTTACAATaaagacattgacgttgcgtattgattggaaaaaaagaatcccttgagaAACcaatataatgttacatttaaacatacttcatttaatcaaatagagtataaaattaatttcataagtattgatgtcactattttctaattttatcggggtatgaaaaaaaaattgtttgcaaactgtgtgaatccgcgtagtggatagtgatatcaatgcttaaatacatgccccaggacaaGGCATGCAACAACTATGGATAccggtacgtgtgtatttcaaaGTCgcttgatcagacctcaatgcaaacTATTGGTGTCGCGCAGGTAAgaccggttttcagaagtgtattttagttacatttgactattccgatctcaaaatcagTCCGGTATTTGGTATTGGGgcggatcggttttgggaagttttgtTTACTATCAATAAAGAGGATTTCATTCcatacatgacatccatgttcggtttctagaggtgatccgGTTTTGAGGAGGTTCAGTTTCTGGAAGTAACACTGTACTAATGATTGTCTTCACCTAAAGTAAAAAGTATCTATGCTTTCAGAAGCgcaattttgtaatgaaatgaaAAGTGTTATGACAACAGTGATGTTATCGTAAACGTAAACTAGGTGGTCACTAAAATGCTTCTAGGTTTCACTTGACTTCTATGCAAACGTTCCAGTGACCTTCTTTGACATTGTAAGTGTTTACACAGATTTCCATTCACtatcatggttttattaaaaacaaataaaacaaatcaaatttaaagTAATAATTCTTTGTGTCAAATGAGTGTTTCCTG from Argopecten irradians isolate NY chromosome 5, Ai_NY, whole genome shotgun sequence includes:
- the LOC138323198 gene encoding cyclin-dependent kinase 1-like; this encodes MEDYIKIEKIGEGTYGVVYKGRHKKSNRTVALKKIRLESEEEGVPSTAIREISLLKELQHPNIVGLEDVLMQENKLFLVFEFLSMDLKRYMDSIPSGQFMDKMLVKSYLYQIMQGILFCHQRRVLHRDLKPQNLLIDNKGIIKLADFGLARAFGIPVRVYTHEVVTLWYRSPEILLGCQRYSTPVDIWSIGCIFAEMITKRPLFHGDSEIDQLFRIFRTLTTPTEEDWPGVTSMPDYKPTFPNWRTNQLASAVKQLDNTGLDILQQMLVYDPAYRISAKKALNHTYFANLDKSGLPANITTQTFS